The Amaranthus tricolor cultivar Red isolate AtriRed21 chromosome 2, ASM2621246v1, whole genome shotgun sequence genome contains the following window.
TATTTAATTATCCCTCAAATAtgtcttaataataataataataataataataatttattattattattattattattattattattattattattatttaaatgcGTTAACTAACCTTTGTGATGgatgattatttaatattaaagatAATTAATACATCAATTTATATAgtcctaataatataatattaattttaacattttcacATGTATTTTTCTTTGTGTATTACACAAGTAATAACCTAGTATTatgattatataataaaaacacTATTATTGTACTCCTAATAGATATAAATAATACTATCACTTATCTTGGCctcaaattcaaaatttcatACTTGTTTTGTTCTATTATAATTGAATCAAAGAGAATATAAAAGTTTCTAAGAAAAAAGTggataatgataatatatgaagagagaaaataaattgtgtggataaaattaaaaaaaagttaaaatatatggatgacattaaaagaaagtggtggaccattgttcaaaaataaaactgatgcaaattaaatgggacagaccaaaataacaaataatgtaAATTGAGTGGGACAGaaagaatatatatttaatgttacttttgttcttttcatttatttttgttctaaatctcaatataaatttaaaagtcaaataagtttaattgtgagttttgtaaaactaaaaaattaatattataacaaatatattgagacgaatctattAAAACCttaaagaaatatttttattaaagtaaattGATGAAAATTTGTAGTAAAAAATCGGCTAGTAGATATAGAAAAAGTCACTAGTGAGAAACAAGAAACAAAAAGTATCACAAAAATGCATCCTTGAAAATAGTGTCACATAATTAAACATGGATGTAGAGGTGGGACAACTACCAATTGTTTCGAGATGTATTGCGCAAAGATATGGAGGCCCATGCTCCTTAAAATCAATCATACTACCATATCCAAACATGAAACTACAAAAATATCATATTCATACTATCATTTGTTGGTCGAATCATTCGTCATATATAGATTATGAAAATACTTTATCTTTaagttgtaagttgtaacaTAAGGTGCATAATGAAAGAAATAGATgcgtataaataaatataaataaaagtttatgaaattattaaaattaaaacccttaaatacTCTCTTTGTCCCCTTAAAATCACTTTAGAAGAGATAAacatacatttatttatttacaattggagaataatacaaaaaaacaagtaaaagaagagaataaatttataaataaatttaaaataaaatgaggACAACCATTGTCAAAAAAGAACatcctaaaatcaaaaataaatgttaattcTAGTGAAtagaaaaagtaaaagagataACCTGAAAAATAGACGAAGATAATGTAAAATTTGTATTCCCAAAAAATTTTGCGAAGACCTATtctataagttattattttcaataatctTTTATAACTTTGTCTATCAATCAGGGTCGTATTTAGAGTAGAGTGAGAGTCGCATGAGCCATAggcttcaacaaaaaaattattactttgTATAATTTCGCAAAGTGTGTAAAAACTTAACAATTATCATTTTTCAACATGTATTTAATTGTATGATATTAAACTAACTAAATCATAAAATGTAATTTTCATAGCTTTACATGTTTAAAGATagttaaaacataaaactcCACAAAGATCTTGTCTTTGAAATTGCTTGTTATTCCATAGATTGTGTAGATGATACAAGATAAACTCAAATAGAAAGTGTGCCACGAAGTAGACCAAAAATCCCCCAATATCTAATACAATTAGACTGAAGTAAACTTCTTGAACATAATAAGCTtgcaaaatcaaattaatagtACAAGTAGCAAAATTTGTGCCACTATGTCTAGTAACTAGTCACCCCCACAGTTGTTCAGTAGAAAAACTACAGCGGTTAACTGGACTTCGTCTTCCTGAACCAGAGTTCAGAAAGCGAAACTACAGCAACCAAAAAGCTCAGAATTATACCGGCAATAAGAGATTTATCAATATAATTCCACTGCGACGTGCTTGCTCTTACCTTGATGAATTCTTCTTTCAGGTTAGGTTTCCGAGACTCTACACTCTCGGTGCCATTAGATACAAGTGTTTTCCGCTTCCTCCGCTCATTAACGTTTTGAGCATCCTCTGCTGGCGTGCCATTGAGGGGGCTAACTGTTGCTTCTGCAGTATCAGCACAATGTCCTCCACCACAGCATGAATCTAGCTCCGACGAGCATGCACAAGGTTCAGCACCAGCACCACATGAGGATGATATATTGTGACTCGAATCATCCTTGTTCAAAGCTCTGTCTGGGACACTGGAAGAGAGAATTTCTATAACTTCGCCGAAAACTGACCATCTTCCAACAGAAGTGATCCGAACAGTAGCTGAAGCACCTAGAAGGGTTTCTGGAGATTCCTTGATTAATACTTGTATGTATCCTTTGGTATGTCCGACCTAAGAAAAGAAAATCCCAATGCCCAAATCATAAAACGAACCATCTATATTTTATTTACGgaaataaaaacagaaaattcTAAATTCAAAAATGGCGAAAACAAACCTTCCTCCCCCAGTTCACGGCAAAGCACCAACTACTAGCTCACAAGAATACATTAAGGAACTGATGGAAAGTTAAAGATTCCAAGCCAAAAATAAAAGTTCATTTTCATGGACTGTTGGACTGCTCATTAATATGGTAATAGGTTATAAAATGATGGGAGACATCTAGGAGCCTAATGAAACAGTCACTAGCTCATTCCATCTATGGCTCTACCAAATTGGTCTCAATTTACCATTAGACTTTGTGCATATCCCAATTCCAAGTATGCATATCATTAGAAGTTaccaaaagtcaaaagtcaaaagtcatACAAACAAAACGTGAAATTCCAGCTGAGACCCAAAAAAATTGGCAAATCAAGAAAGgtaatgaaatagaaaaattattaaaaaattaaaaaaattaaaaattaaaaaattgcttCCATGTTACCAAGTGAATTCCATCAGCTGCAACATCAGTTATCCATACTCTCTCAATTAACCCTTCCATTCCGTTATATGGAGTAAAGGATTCAAAGACAGCAGTTAATTGACGACTCCGCTTCTTTACAATAGCACTTGGAACCTTCTTCATCCTTGCAGCAGGTGTCCCTGAAATATAATTTGCATAATTACAGGTATATACAAAAAGTTGGTGATCAACATCGAAGTTGCTTGCCTAAaagtaaattttcatttttagtcaAAACAAAATACCAAGGAATGCTGTAGATACTCAAAAATAAACAGTACAAGGCAAACCGTAAAGCATTGATGACAcgcacaataataaaaacaaaaatggaaaaggaaaaggatGCGTATTCTATTATGTTGCCCAAGCTAATAAAGAATATACCGTAGTCCATAGTCTGATACACAATAGGTGCAACACATGGTGTATCATAGCATGTTATGTTGGGGCTTAGATGAGTATACTTTACCAAGCAATCCCATCACGCATAAACTAGCCTTAGTGTCGTTTATATGTGCAACTTCATGGAGAGTCATTCATGTTTAGAAAGCCAATGTTACTTGAGAATGAGCATTGATATTCAAGATACATCTATCCTCTACAATTGCATACCATGTCATTTCAGTTGACTTTGAATGTTTGATTGCATAATGAAGGGATCCAAACCCTAACTTGCTTATTCTTTAATTCACAACTCTTATTGCATAATATTGGGTCTACTAAAACTTTGTTGTAATTTGAACAATGAGGCGATACAAATTAATAGTTTGACCATCCATAGAATTTTCTATATAATTTCCTTAAGACAATAGATAGCAGAATGCACCTAGTTGAAGACCATTGCACAGATTAAGTTCCTTTATCAGTAAGTAAAATCTACGACAAAGACTACATGTCTTGCATTAGTGAGAATATTTTCATGTTGAGCTTTATCCCCCTTCATGCAGTTCCCTAAATCCACCATTTGTTTCATGATCACCAAAAAGATAATTTCGTACTTCCCTAGCATCTTCGTCTTTCGATCAGGTAAAGACAATGGCTTTTCATGTTAGGGCTCCACAGATTCATCATTCTGTCACCAAAGTTTCTCAAACAATTCATTCAAGTACTTGTTGCTCATATAAACTAGCTCCACAAGCTCCCAATATAGCCCTAGAAGGTTAGACTTATGTCCCCTAGAGTATCCTAAAAGGCTAAACTTTGGTCCCCTAGAGTTCCACAGAAGGATAAACATAGGTCCCTGAAAATGTCAGAGGTCAAGAACTGGAAGCAGCATACCAGGTCGAGGATAGAATTGTGAGATATGAACTTGAGCAAGCTTATACTCCTTAATAAGCTCAACAGTTTGATCAAAGTCATCATCAGTTTCACCTGAAGAAAAAAAGACCAAATTTAGGTTAAGAAAATCACCAAAAAGGTAGAACTGTAGATGTGAAAAACCCCGAGAATGGGTTATGATGCATGCTAGAGGCATATTACATCAAAAGAAATAGCATATAAAAATGTCCAATATTTACCAGGAAAACCACATATTATATCAGTTGCAATCTGCATCCCAGGAACAAGTGTGGTCAACGTATCCACTACTGTCCTGAACTCCTCCACAGTATATTCTCGATTCATAGCCTGAAACAATGTTGCAAAATCATCAGgcagaataataaataaagcaCACGGGAGTACTTGGTTATTATAAATGGGGGGGGGGGGATATACTCAAGATGAAAGGATACTTTAACAGAAAAATAAAGTAAAGGTAACTGTCAAAGAAAGATGAAGGTttagtaaataacggtgatTTATTAACTATTTATGAACTTAATAAATCACCCTTATGTGGTAGGATCTGATAGGGTAAGAGTTTTGTGATTTTAGTTTATCCTTTTtggtttagtttattttattattgtttttttttgtctttttgtggtgatttacaaaACACGGTTATTGCTTAAAAATTATCGTCAAAGAATACTTGCACGTACAGTTAAGACAGAATTGCTCCCAGATTGAACAGGAACATGAAGAAAGGAGTATACAGAAGGGTGACATAAGACTTCAGCAATTTCTTTCAGGTGTTCAAGAATATACGGGGGATTAGTCATCCCAACACGAAGCATTGTGCTTCCAGTTGATGGGAGCTCAGCGATAATGGCCTTCAAAAGAATAGGAAGATTAACCCCAATGTCACGACCTACAAAAATTTCCATTTCAAATTAGCATAAAATTAGATTGCAAAACCTGAGAGGCTGAGAAACTAAACAAGTACAAGGTGCTTTAGCAATCCTTGTATAATCTATAGTGTTCATCAAAATAGAAGATTTCGTTAAGTACCATATGCTCCAGTATCCTCACTGCTCAACCATACCTCCCTGACTCCCTCAGAAATGACAGATTTCACTCGCCGAAcctgaaaaataattaaaagtggGGCCTCAAAACTATACCAACTACAAACCATGCTGTCATGCATGAagattttaaaaagtcaagATACTTGCCAGGCTCTCCATTGTATAGCTACCTAGATGACCACGAGCATGCTTTGTTTTGCAGTAAGTGCACGCACCTAAACACCCGACATTAATT
Protein-coding sequences here:
- the LOC130806178 gene encoding uncharacterized protein LOC130806178 isoform X1, with protein sequence MEDIEDLLVGDGGVAPGFRLPVTSVGLNPKKKSIKSNKQYLVQDPLQSVKIPGTQNIYIKTFGCSHNQSDSEYMAGQLSAYGYTLIDTPEEADLWLINTCTVKSPSQSAMDTLISKGKSANKPLVVAGCVPQGSRNLKELEGVSIVGVQQIDRVIEVVEETLKGHEVRLLNRRTLPALDLPKVRKNKFIEILPINVGCLGACTYCKTKHARGHLGSYTMESLVRRVKSVISEGVREVWLSSEDTGAYGRDIGVNLPILLKAIIAELPSTGSTMLRVGMTNPPYILEHLKEIAEVLCHPSVYSFLHVPVQSGSNSVLTAMNREYTVEEFRTVVDTLTTLVPGMQIATDIICGFPGETDDDFDQTVELIKEYKLAQVHISQFYPRPGTPAARMKKVPSAIVKKRSRQLTAVFESFTPYNGMEGLIERVWITDVAADGIHLVGHTKGYIQVLIKESPETLLGASATVRITSVGRWSVFGEVIEILSSSVPDRALNKDDSSHNISSSCGAGAEPCACSSELDSCCGGGHCADTAEATVSPLNGTPAEDAQNVNERRKRKTLVSNGTESVESRKPNLKEEFIKVRASTSQWNYIDKSLIAGIILSFLVAVVSLSELWFRKTKSS
- the LOC130806178 gene encoding uncharacterized protein LOC130806178 isoform X2, with protein sequence MDTLISKGKSANKPLVVAGCVPQGSRNLKELEGVSIVGVQQIDRVIEVVEETLKGHEVRLLNRRTLPALDLPKVRKNKFIEILPINVGCLGACTYCKTKHARGHLGSYTMESLVRRVKSVISEGVREVWLSSEDTGAYGRDIGVNLPILLKAIIAELPSTGSTMLRVGMTNPPYILEHLKEIAEVLCHPSVYSFLHVPVQSGSNSVLTAMNREYTVEEFRTVVDTLTTLVPGMQIATDIICGFPGETDDDFDQTVELIKEYKLAQVHISQFYPRPGTPAARMKKVPSAIVKKRSRQLTAVFESFTPYNGMEGLIERVWITDVAADGIHLVGHTKGYIQVLIKESPETLLGASATVRITSVGRWSVFGEVIEILSSSVPDRALNKDDSSHNISSSCGAGAEPCACSSELDSCCGGGHCADTAEATVSPLNGTPAEDAQNVNERRKRKTLVSNGTESVESRKPNLKEEFIKVRASTSQWNYIDKSLIAGIILSFLVAVVSLSELWFRKTKSS